TCACGGGGCGGTACGAGCGGCTGCGCAAGCTCCTCGTGGGTGCGCGGAAGGCCGCCGGAATGACCCAGGCCGAGCTGGCCGCAAAGCTCAGGCGGCCGCAGTCCTACGTTTCAAAGTACGAGCGTGGTGAGCGGCGGCTGGACGTAATCGAGTTTCTGGAGGTGGCGAAGGCCGTCGGGGCGGACCCAGTGGCGATCCTGCAGGAGATTTGAAGCGCTGCTAACGATCGGGCGAGATTCCAAGAACGTTGAGGATGGCGATCCGAACGTGCCACGGCCTCGGTCTTCAACGCTCAGCCCGAGCGTGGCGGAGAGCCTGGACAGGAGCGGCCCTGGGTGGCGCTTATACCCGGCAGAGCTGCCGCCCGCTACTGAGTCGGCAAGAGTCTCGTGGGAGCCGGCGTCTGGTAAACCCTCGGCCAATCTCCAGCACCACCACCGCTGCCGTAGCCGACATAACATACTTCTAGCTTCCCGCCGTCGTCGGCGAACACAAACGGATAACTCTGACTCAACCGATTGTCTTTCCGCGAGAGTGTTAAGTGATACCCACACCGAGGAAGACCTCTCATGCGCGGCATTACGACCGCAAGCATCTCATCCGCTGGCCAAGGTCGGTCGCAAGGCAGAGAGAGGAGCGCCCTGTTTACCCGAACGGTCAACACTCCTTCCGGCGTTGCATCCCAGACGATTTGGGTCGGCTTCTCACTCCACATCTCAGTAAGTGTGACCAATATTTGGCTTTGATCGACGCCCATCAGATCCGGTCCCTCAAGCTGCAGCGCGACGACATTTGCCTGGCTGTCCACCGTCTGACAACCAACGGCATCCGGACGGAGTGGATAGCGAAAAGTAACTGTAGATACGACTTGTCCAGTCCAC
This is a stretch of genomic DNA from bacterium. It encodes these proteins:
- a CDS encoding helix-turn-helix transcriptional regulator, translating into MTRSVFTGRYERLRKLLVGARKAAGMTQAELAAKLRRPQSYVSKYERGERRLDVIEFLEVAKAVGADPVAILQEI